The genomic stretch ATCagaagagttacgccgatcagaggcggaGGCCCTtggaatttgaggaaggagaccatgttttccttaaggttactctaACCACAGGAGTAGGTAGGGCAATTAAAGTGAAGAAGCTGAATCCTTGGTACATTGGTCCGTTTCAGATCCTGGAGAGagttggaccggtggcgtatcggatggctctaccaccccACCTTTCAAACCTGCACGACAcatttcacgtgtcgcagcatCGAAGGaaactcctgatgctagccatgtgttagaacttGAATATGTTCAGTTAAAAGAAGATTTGTCGCTTCTAGTGGCTCCGGTCAGAAGTGATGATACGAGTATCAAATGATTgtgtggaaaagaggtttcattagtcaaagagGCATGGAGTCGAGTCGGTGTTGAGGAGCACACATGGAAACTTGAGTCGGAAATGCGAACCGATTACACGCACTTTTTCTCAGGTAATTGAATTCGAATTTTGTAGGCAAAAGTCCCAATTAgctgggtagaatgtaaaatccagttaattaatgactaattaacccataaatgagaatttattcttgaaagccaaaaatgtgatttttatggcttaatttgatagaggagattgaaacaagaattttgataccaattttatagaaatcggcccaagattggaccgaacgggccaaaccggacCAACCGGACCCTTATTGGGTCCTTGACCCAACCTAACTAGAcctaaaaaaccctaattttcagcattctctcttctctttagTCACTCATTCACGCTGAAAAAGGAAATGGGAGGAGAAGAACACCCTTCCGAAtttctatctctcacttgatcttcaaaccaccataacttttgatctggAGCTCCGATTTCCGCACCGTTTttggccacgcgttcaccatAACAAGCTCTACAAAACCTACTACTTTATTCTT from Arachis stenosperma cultivar V10309 chromosome 9, arast.V10309.gnm1.PFL2, whole genome shotgun sequence encodes the following:
- the LOC130949788 gene encoding uncharacterized protein LOC130949788, with the protein product MIAKTTEQVKKLRDGMLTAQSHQKSYADQRRRPLEFEEGDHVFLKVTLTTGVDPGESWTGGVSDGSTTPPFKPARHISRVAASKETPDASHVLELEYVQLKEDLSLLVAPVRSDDTSIK